A segment of the Aureimonas sp. SA4125 genome:
CCGCCTTTTCGGTCAACTGCGTCCAGTGCCACGGCTCGGGCGCTGCCGGCAGCGTCGGCTATCCGAACCTCCAGGACGACGATTGGATCTGGGGCGGATCGCCTGAGGAAATCCGCCTGACCATCGTCCACGGCATCCGCAGCGACGATCCCGACTCGCGCGTCTCGGAAATGCCCGCCTTTGGCCGTGACGGCATCCTGGAGCGGCCCGCCATCGTCGACGTCGCCGCCTATGTCATGACGCTGTCGGGGGCCAAGCATGCGTCGGGCGATCCGGAAACCGGCAAGACGGTCTTCGCTGAAAACTGTGCCGCCTGCCACGGCGAGAGCGGCGAGGGCGTCAAGGAATTGGGCGCGCCGGCGCTGAACGACCCGATCTGGCTGCGCGTGTCGGACCAGCAAGGCGTCATCTCGCAGGTCGTCAATCCCAAGCACGGCGTGATGCCGGCCTGGGAGCCGCGTCTTGGTCCCGTCGTGGTCAAGCAGCTGGCCGCCTATGTCTATTCGCTCGGCGGCGGGGCAGCGCTCGCGGCAGCCGACGCCAACTGACGTCGGCACCCTTCGGCACAGGCGATACGGCAAAGGCCGGCACCGGAGGGGCCGGCCTTCGGCCTTTCCTGGTTGATCTGGATCAAGGCTTTAGAAGCCGAAACCCGGCAAGACCCGGAGGGGCGCCTGGTACAAGCGCCTTCCCGGAGACTGCCATGCTCGTTCACAACAGCGTCGATCGCCTCAATGCCGAGCCGGTGAACAGCGCCGATCGACGTGGACCGCTGTTTGCCGCTCGCGAGAAGATCCACCCCAAGCGTGCCGAGGGCAGCTATCGCCGCCTCAAGTGGATCATCATGGCGGTGACGCTGGCGATCTACTACGCCACGCCCTGGATCCGCTGGGA
Coding sequences within it:
- the ccoP gene encoding cytochrome-c oxidase, cbb3-type subunit III, giving the protein MEKREIDDATGTPTTGHDWDGIKELDTPMPRWWLWSFYGCIAFSAVYVVLYPAIPMLSRATDGLLGWSSRGDLTTEMAGAVAATAGLRDQIAASSMDEIIADPELFRFAAGAGHSAFSVNCVQCHGSGAAGSVGYPNLQDDDWIWGGSPEEIRLTIVHGIRSDDPDSRVSEMPAFGRDGILERPAIVDVAAYVMTLSGAKHASGDPETGKTVFAENCAACHGESGEGVKELGAPALNDPIWLRVSDQQGVISQVVNPKHGVMPAWEPRLGPVVVKQLAAYVYSLGGGAALAAADAN